The following proteins come from a genomic window of Trifolium pratense cultivar HEN17-A07 linkage group LG4, ARS_RC_1.1, whole genome shotgun sequence:
- the LOC123921239 gene encoding peptidyl-prolyl cis-trans isomerase Pin1, with translation MSSSNRHSGEVRASHILIKHEGSRRKASWKDPEGYVIKNTTRESAVAQLKAMKEDIVSGKAIFEDIASRYSDCSSAKRGGDLGSFGRGQMQKAFEDATYALKVGEISDIVETDSGSHIIKRTN, from the exons ATGTCTTCTTCAAACAGACACAGCGGCGAGGTTAGAGCTTCACACATATTGATCAAACACGAAGGTTCTAGAAGAAAAGCTTCATGGAAAGATCCAGAAGGTTACGTCATTAAGAACACTACTAGAGAAAGTGCCGTTGCTCAGCTTAAAGCAATGAAAGAGGATATTGTTTCTGGTAAGGCGATTTTCGAGGACATTGCTTCTCGTTACTCCGATTGCAGTTCTGCTAAACGCGGTGGCGATCTTG GTTCTTTTGGCCGTGGCCAGATGCAGAAGGCTTTTGAAGATGCAACTTATGCTCTTAAAGTTGGTGAAATTAGTGACATTGTGGAGACTGATAGTGGCTCCCACATAATCAAGAGAACAAATTGA
- the LOC123924624 gene encoding peptide methionine sulfoxide reductase A5 yields MRRISERTTNSHYTLSIFIILIAFIFDNAQSIRFPDRVAQPARDQSDQHHFQTAIFALGSFWRSEAVFGCLPGVVRTTVGYSGGSKPNPEYRSFGDHAESVQVEYDPRLIGFRELLDIFWSSHDPRQVYGQGPDVGNQYRSIIFVNGTEESRIASVSKEQEQTRSRSSIVTTQIQQLGAFHPAEPEHQKFELKQNTFLLQLIGNLPEEELERSSLATKLNGYVAELCPPNIQKHIDAKINDIIKKGWPILRDL; encoded by the exons atgaGAAGAATTTCAGAGAGAACAACAAACTCTCATTATACTCTCTCAATTTTCATCATCCTCATTGCTTTCATCTTCGACAATGCACAATCTATCAGATTCCCGGATCGGGTCGCCCAACCCGCCCGAGATCAATCCGATCAACATCACTTTCAAACTGCCATATTCGCTCTCGGAAGTTTCTGGAGATCGGAAGCTGTGTTCGGTTGTTTACCTGGTGTTGTTCGGACTACTGTTGGTTATTCCGGTGGATCTAAACCTAATCCTGAATATCGAAGTTTTGGTGATCACGCTGAATCTGTTCAG GTTGAGTATGATCCACGGCTAATTGGTTTTAGGGAACTCCTTGatattttttggtcaagccaTGATCCCAGGCAGGTGTATGGTCAAGGTCCTGATGTGGGTAACCAGTACAG AtctattatttttgttaatggAACTGAAGAATCGAGAATTGCTTCTGTCAGCAAAGAACAGGAGCAAACCAGGTCAAGAAGCAGCATTGTGACTACTCAAATTCAGCAACTTGGAGCATTTCACCCTGCAGAACCAGAGCACCAG AAATTTGAACTCAAGCAAAATACATTCCTTCTTCAGTTAATTGGTAACCTGCCTGAAGAGGAGCTTGAGAGGTCAAGCCTGGCAACAAAATTGAATGGATATGTAGCTGAACTTTGCCCTCCAAATATCCAAAAGCATATTGATGCAAAAATCAACGATATTATAAAAAAGGGTTGGCCCATTTTAAGGGATTTATAA